In Euphorbia lathyris chromosome 9, ddEupLath1.1, whole genome shotgun sequence, the following are encoded in one genomic region:
- the LOC136205853 gene encoding exocyst complex component SEC15A, with the protein MNAKPKRRTVIENGDSGEDLVLATLIGNGDDLGPIVRHAFEMGRPEGLLQQLKSVVKKKEAEIEDLCKSHYEEFILAVDELRGVLVDAEELKSELGNDNFRLQEAGRALLIKLEELLESYSIKKNVTQAIKMSRTCLQVLELCAKFNTHLSEGQYYPALKTLDQIEKNYMQNIPVRTLKLTIEKTVPDIKLHIEKRVTSQFNEWLVHVRSSAKDIGQTAIGLSASARQRDEEMLENQRRAEEQNVSGLGDFVYTLDVEELDEDSVRKFDLTPLYRAYHIHTCLGIREQFREYYYRNRFLQLSSDLQISFSQPFIESYQTYLAQIAGYFIVEDRVLRTGGGILLTDQIETMWETAVAKMTSVLEAQFSRMDSATHLLLVKDYVTLLATTIRKYGYEVTQILQVLDNNRDKYHDLLLRESQEQIVKSLGNDTYEQMIMKKDSDYENNVLTFHLQASDIVPAFPYIAPFSSMVPDTCRVVRSFIKGSVDYLSYGIHANFYEIVKKYLDKLLIDVLNEILLSTIQSGSVGVSQAMQIAANISVLEKACDFFLRLAAQLCGIPVRSVERPHAVLTAKVVLKTSRDAAYIILLNLVTAKLDDFMPLAHLNWITEETMENGNDYINEVLIYLDTLLSTAQQILPMDAQYMVGTGALDHICNSIVSAFLDDSLKRFNANAVVGLDHDLRMIEDFADDRFDRTGLSELYKDGSFTDCLIEARQLLNLLLSSNPENFMNPVIRQKNYNTLDYKKVSIICEKYKDAADGIFGGFATKNTKQTARKRSMDMLKKRLKDFN; encoded by the coding sequence ATGAATGCTAAACCCAAGAGAAGAACTGTGATAGAGAATGGGGATAGTGGAGAGGATTTAGTGCTAGCGACTTTAATTGGCAATGGAGATGATTTGGGTCCCATTGTTAGGCATGCATTTGAAATGGGACGGCCTGAAGGTCTTCTTCAGCAGCTCAAGTCTGttgtgaagaagaaggaagCTGAAATTGAGGACCTCTGCAAGAGCCATTATGAGGAATTTATTCTTGCAGTCGATGAGCTTCGTGGTGTCTTGGTTGATGCAGAAGAGCTAAAAAGTGAGCTAGGAAATGACAATTTTAGGTTGCAGGAGGCAGGTCGTGCTCTTTTAATAAAACTTGAGGAACTTCTTGAATCGTATTCAATCAAGAAGAATGTGACTCAAGCTATTAAAATGTCCAGGACTTGTCTTCAAGTTTTGGAACTTTGTGCTAAGTTTAACACTCACCTATCTGAAGGCCAATATTATCCAGCACTCAAAACTTTGGATCAAATTGAGAAGAATTACATGCAGAACATCCCTGTGAGGACACTTAAATTGACAATAGAGAAGACAGTTCCAGATATTAAATTACATATTGAGAAGAGAGTGACTAGTCAATTTAACGAATGGCTAGTTCATGTCAGAAGCTCGGCAAAGGATATTGGGCAAACAGCAATAGGCCTTTCCGCATCAGCTCGTCAGAGAGATGAAGAGATGCTTGAAAATCAGAGGAGAGCTGAGGAACAGAATGTTTCAGGGTTAGGAGATTTCGTATATACTTTAGATGTTGAGGAACTTGATGAAGATTCTGTTCGGAAGTTTGATCTAACTCCTCTTTATCGGGCATATCACATCCATACATGCCTTGGAATTCGGGAGCAGTTTCGTGAATATTACTATCGAAATCGTTTTTTACAGCTATCTTCAGATCtgcaaatttctttctctcaacCATTTATTGAATCTTATCAAACATATCTGGCTCAAATTGCAGGGTACTTTATCGTGGAGGATCGAGTCTTGAGGACTGGTGGTGGTATTTTGTTAACAGATCAGATTGAGACAATGTGGGAAACAGCTGTAGCTAAAATGACATCAGTTTTGGAGGCACAGTTTTCTCGTATGGATTCTGCTACCCATCTGCTCTTGGTGAAGGATTATGTGACACTTCTTGCAACAACAATTAGGAAATATGGATACGAAGTGACCCAAATTCTCCAGGTACTTGACAATAACCGGGACAAGTATCATGATCTTCTTTTGAGGGAGTCTCAGGAGCAAATAGTTAAGTCTCTTGGCAATGACACTTATGAGCAGATGATAATGAAAAAAGATTCTGATTATGAGAATAATGTCCTCACCTTCCATCTCCAAGCTTCAGATATAGTGCCAGCATTTCCATATATTGCACCATTCTCCTCCATGGTACCAGATACTTGCCGTGTGGTTAGATCATTTATCAAAGGGTCTGTGGATTATTTGTCTTACGGAATTCATGCCAACTTTTATGAAATTGTGAAGAAGTATTTGGATAAGCTCTTGATTGATGTGTTAAATGAAATTTTGCTCAGTACAATTCAAAGTGGATCAGTGGGTGTCTCACAAGCGATGCAGATTGCTGCAAACATATCGGTTCTTGAAAAGGCTTGTGATTTTTTTCTTCGACTTGCAGCCCAACTATGTGGCATCCCAGTTCGATCAGTTGAGAGACCTCATGCTGTTTTGACTGCGAAGGTGGTGCTCAAAACTTCTAGGGATGCAGCATATATTATTCTATTGAACTTGGTGACTGCCAAATTGGATGATTTTATGCCGCTTGCACATCTCAATTGGATAACTGAGGAGACAATGGAAAATGGAAATGATTATATAAATGAGGTGTTAATATACCTTGACACTCTTCTGTCTACAGCACAGCAGATATTACCTATGGATGCTCAATACATGGTTGGAACTGGTGCTCTTGATCATATTTGCAATTCCATCGTTTCTGCATTTCTCGATGATAGTCTTAAGAGATTCAATGCCAATGCAGTTGTGGGTCTCGACCATGACCTAAGAATGATAGAAGATTTTGCAGATGACAGGTTTGATAGAACTGGTCTGAGTGAGTTATACAAAGACGGTAGTTTCACAGATTGCTTGATAGAAGCAAGACAATTACTAAACCTTTTGTTGAGCAGTAACCCGGAGAACTTTATGAATCCTGTTATAAGGCAGAAAAACTACAATACCTTGGATTATAAGAAGGTATCAATCATCTGTGAGAAATACAAGGATGCTGCTGATGGAATTTTTGGTGGCTTTGCaaccaaaaacacaaaacaaactGCACGGAAGAGATCAATGGATATGCTGAAGAAAAGATTGAAGGACTTCAACTGA